A window of the Anoplopoma fimbria isolate UVic2021 breed Golden Eagle Sablefish chromosome 17, Afim_UVic_2022, whole genome shotgun sequence genome harbors these coding sequences:
- the LOC129105753 gene encoding vitamin D3 receptor B, which produces MESTVVSTSTLAPDEYDRNVPRICGVCGDKATGFHFNAMTCEGCKGFFRRSMKRKAAFTCPFNGSCTITKDNRRHCQACRLKRCVDIGMMKEFILTDEEVQRKKDLIQRRKDEEAQREAEKEARRPRLSDDQSQVIATLVEAHHKTYDDSYSDFCRFRPPVREGPVTRSASRAASLHSLSDASSDSFSHSPESVDTKMNFNNLLMMYHEQGSSPDSSEEEGSSFSMLPHLADLVSYSIQKVIGFAKMIPGFRELTAEDQIALLKSSAIEVIMLRSNQSFNLEDMSWSCGGPDFKYQISDVTKAGHTLELLEPLVKFQVGLKKLNLQEEEHVLLMAICLLSPDRPGVQDHARIEALQDRLSETLQAYIQLHHPAGQLLYAKMIQKLADLRSLNEEHSKQYRSLSFQPEHSMQLTPLVLEVFGSEVS; this is translated from the exons GATAGGAACGTGCCGCGGATCTGTGGCGTGTGTGGCGACAAAGCCACCGGCTTCCACTTCAACGCCATGACCTGTGAGGGCTGCAAGGGTTTtttcag GCGCAGCATGAAGCGCAAGGCCGCCTTCACGTGTCCCTTTAACGGCAGTTGCACCATCACCAAGGACAACAGGCGCCACTGCCAGGCATGCCGGCTCAAACGCTGTGTGGACATTGGCATGATGAAAGAGT TCATTCTGACAGATGAGGAAGTGCAGAGGAAAAAGGACCTAATTCAACGGAGGAAGGATGAGGAAGCACAGCGTGAAGCGGAGAAGGAGGCGCGGCGGCCACGGCTCAGTGACGACCAGAGTCAGGTCATCGCCACACTGGTGGAGGCGCACCACAAAACATATGACGACTCCTACTCTGACTTCTGCCGCTTCAGG CCTCCTGTGCGCGAGGGCCCAGTGACGCGTAGCGCCAGTAGAGCTGCCTCTCTCCACTCTCTGTCTGATGCCTCCTCCGACTCATTCAGTCACTCTCCAG AGTCAGTTGACACCAAAATGAACTTCAACAACCTGCTGATGATGTACCACGAGCAGGGCAGCAGCCCTGACTCCAGCGAGGAAGAGGGCTCCAGCTTCTCCATGCTGCCCCACCTTGCTGACCTGGTCTCCTACAGCATCCAGAAGGTCATTGGCTTTGCCAAGATGATCCCTGGGTTTAG GGAGCTGACTGCAGAGGACCAGATTGCCCTGCTCAAGTCCAGCGCCATTGAGGTGATCATGCTGCGCTCAAATCAGAGCTTCAACCTGGAAGACATGTCCTGGAGCTGTGGTGGGCCTGACTTTAAATACCAGATCAGCGATGTCACCAAAG CGGGCCACACTCTGGAGCTGTTGGAGCCACTGGTAAAGTTCCAGGTGGGCTTGAAGAAGCTGaacctgcaggaggaggaacaTGTGCTGCTGATGGCCATCTGCTTGCTTTCTCCAG ACCGCCCAGGTGTGCAGGATCACGCACGGATCGAAGCCCTCCAAGACCGACTGTCCGAGACCCTGCAGGCCTACATCCAGCTTCACCACCCAGCAGGACAGCTGCTTTATGCCAAGATGATCCAGAAGCTGGCCGACCTGCGCAGCCTCAACGAGGAGCACTCCAAACAGTACCGCTCGCTGTCCTTCCAGCCGGAGCACAGCATGCAGCTCACCCCgctggtgttggaggtgtttgGCAGCGAAGTCTCTTAG